From the genome of Gemmatimonas phototrophica, one region includes:
- the rpmC gene encoding 50S ribosomal protein L29, whose product MKSEEIRGLADDELVSRIAELEEERFRLRFRSGTEALEEPLRLRSIRRDIARLKTVQRERQLAGRGR is encoded by the coding sequence ATGAAGTCTGAAGAGATCCGCGGACTCGCTGATGACGAGCTCGTGTCGCGTATTGCTGAACTGGAAGAGGAGCGTTTTCGTCTCCGGTTCCGCAGCGGTACCGAAGCGCTGGAAGAGCCGCTGCGGCTGCGCAGCATCCGCAGGGACATTGCGCGCCTCAAGACGGTCCAGCGCGAGCGTCAGCTCGCCGGCCGCGGCCGCTAA
- the rpsQ gene encoding 30S ribosomal protein S17, whose amino-acid sequence MDRTARKVRIGLVVSDKMEKTVVVRIDRRMPHPQYGKMVTRTRKLKAHDEENSAKVGDTVRIMETRPLSKDKRWRVVEIVERAR is encoded by the coding sequence ATGGATCGGACCGCGCGCAAGGTGCGTATCGGGCTGGTCGTGAGCGACAAGATGGAAAAGACGGTGGTCGTTCGCATCGACCGTCGCATGCCGCACCCGCAGTACGGCAAGATGGTGACGCGTACGCGTAAGCTGAAGGCTCACGACGAGGAGAACTCGGCGAAGGTCGGCGATACGGTGCGCATCATGGAGACCCGGCCCTTGTCGAAGGACAAGCGGTGGCGCGTGGTCGAAATCGTCGAACGCGCGCGGTAA
- the rplN gene encoding 50S ribosomal protein L14, with protein sequence MIQQESVVKVADNSGAKRALVIRVLGGTRRRYAGLGDKVIVAVKDALPNGTVKKSDVAKAVVVRTVKETRRKDGSYIRFDENAVVIINDNGEPKATRIFGPVARELREKRYMKIVSLAPEVI encoded by the coding sequence ATGATCCAGCAAGAATCAGTCGTGAAGGTTGCGGACAACAGCGGCGCCAAGCGCGCCCTGGTGATCCGTGTCCTGGGCGGCACGCGCCGTCGGTACGCCGGCCTTGGTGACAAGGTCATCGTGGCGGTCAAGGACGCGCTGCCGAACGGCACCGTGAAGAAGTCCGACGTGGCGAAGGCCGTGGTGGTTCGCACGGTGAAGGAAACGCGCCGCAAGGATGGTTCGTACATCCGCTTCGACGAGAACGCCGTCGTGATCATCAACGACAACGGTGAGCCGAAGGCGACGCGTATCTTCGGACCCGTGGCGCGTGAGCTTCGTGAGAAGCGCTACATGAAGATCGTGTCGCTGGCGCCCGAGGTGATCTGA
- the rplX gene encoding 50S ribosomal protein L24, which translates to MHVTKGDTVRVMRGDDKGKEGKVLQVYPKTGRIKVEGINIVKKHRKARTAEETSGIIEMAAPFHASNVMLLDSKTGKPTRVRNRVDKDGTKERIGVKSGEVISRAR; encoded by the coding sequence ATCCACGTCACGAAGGGTGATACCGTTCGCGTGATGCGCGGCGACGACAAGGGGAAGGAAGGGAAGGTCCTTCAGGTGTACCCCAAGACGGGCCGCATCAAGGTGGAAGGCATCAACATCGTGAAGAAGCACCGCAAGGCGCGCACGGCGGAAGAGACGAGCGGCATCATCGAGATGGCCGCGCCCTTCCACGCGTCAAACGTCATGTTGCTCGATTCGAAGACCGGCAAGCCGACGCGAGTTCGCAATCGCGTGGACAAGGACGGCACGAAGGAGCGCATCGGCGTGAAGAGCGGTGAAGTCATTTCCCGCGCCCGCTGA
- the rplE gene encoding 50S ribosomal protein L5: protein MPVAGPRLKTFYENTVRAKLAAQFGFTNPHQIPTLTKIVINCGVGEAVKQPKLLDVVVEELALISGQKPVRRKAKKSVANFGLREGQEIGASVTMRGARMWEFLDRFVTVACPRIRDFRGLGTKSFDGRGNYTLGIKEQMIFPEINYDMVEQIHGMDITFVTTADKDAHAFALLHQLGMPFRGDDKPVTPKVAQPSAAA from the coding sequence TTGCCGGTGGCCGGTCCGCGCCTCAAGACGTTCTACGAGAATACGGTCCGTGCCAAGCTGGCGGCCCAGTTCGGGTTCACCAACCCGCACCAGATCCCGACGCTGACGAAGATCGTGATCAACTGCGGCGTGGGCGAAGCGGTGAAGCAGCCGAAGCTGCTCGACGTGGTGGTGGAAGAGCTCGCGCTGATCTCCGGCCAGAAGCCGGTGCGCCGCAAGGCGAAGAAGTCGGTCGCGAACTTCGGTCTCCGTGAGGGACAGGAGATCGGCGCGTCGGTGACGATGCGTGGCGCCCGCATGTGGGAGTTCCTGGATCGGTTCGTGACGGTGGCGTGCCCGCGTATCCGCGATTTCCGCGGCCTCGGCACGAAGTCGTTCGACGGTCGTGGGAACTACACGCTCGGCATCAAGGAACAGATGATCTTTCCGGAGATCAACTATGACATGGTCGAGCAGATCCACGGCATGGACATCACGTTCGTGACGACGGCGGACAAGGATGCGCACGCGTTCGCGCTGCTGCATCAGCTGGGCATGCCGTTCCGTGGCGACGATAAGCCGGTGACGCCGAAAGTGGCGCAGCCGAGCGCCGCGGCCTAA
- the rpsN gene encoding 30S ribosomal protein S14: MAKTSKLARNAQRKVLVERYATKRAALKAAINNPKSTPEEVQAAVNALHKLPRNSSATRVRNRCNMSGRPRAYLRQFGLSRIALRDMALNGLIPGVRKASW; the protein is encoded by the coding sequence ATGGCGAAGACGAGCAAGCTGGCCCGCAACGCCCAGCGCAAGGTGCTGGTGGAGCGGTATGCCACGAAGCGCGCGGCCCTGAAGGCCGCGATCAACAACCCGAAGAGCACGCCGGAAGAAGTGCAGGCCGCGGTGAACGCGCTGCACAAGCTGCCGCGCAACTCCTCGGCGACGCGGGTGCGGAACCGCTGCAACATGAGCGGCCGTCCTCGGGCCTATCTGCGTCAGTTCGGGCTGAGCCGCATCGCCTTGCGCGATATGGCGTTGAACGGCCTGATCCCGGGCGTGCGCAAGGCCAGCTGGTAA
- the rpsH gene encoding 30S ribosomal protein S8, whose product MSLNDPIADMLTRIRNACASKHRRVDMPVSKIKIEIARILKENSFIQDYRTVDLEDGKAVLRVILKYAHGGQSVIREAKRISTPGLRKYVGVTEIPRVRNGLGMAILSTSKGIMSDRDARTANTGGELLALVW is encoded by the coding sequence ATGAGCCTGAACGACCCTATTGCCGACATGCTGACGCGGATTCGCAATGCGTGTGCTTCCAAGCACCGCCGCGTCGACATGCCGGTCTCGAAGATCAAGATCGAGATCGCGCGCATCCTGAAGGAGAACTCCTTCATCCAGGACTACCGCACGGTCGATCTCGAGGATGGCAAGGCCGTCCTGCGCGTGATTTTGAAGTACGCGCACGGTGGACAGTCGGTGATCCGCGAAGCGAAGCGCATCTCGACCCCCGGTCTGCGGAAGTACGTCGGCGTGACGGAAATCCCGCGCGTTCGCAATGGCCTCGGTATGGCCATCCTCAGCACGTCGAAGGGCATCATGTCTGATCGTGATGCACGCACCGCCAACACTGGCGGCGAGCTCCTCGCCCTCGTCTGGTAA
- the rplF gene encoding 50S ribosomal protein L6: MSRIGKRPIPVPAGVTVAMNGNTVSVKGPKGELTRTLPAEIMVSQEGSELLVKRPSDEERHKALHGLTRTLVANMVEGVTTGFKKVLEITGVGYKAEIKPYGALLSLGFSHQIEYKAPAGVSITAPNPTTVVIEGASKEHVGQVAAEIRSFRKPEPYKGKGVKYQGEVIRRKAGKAGGK; this comes from the coding sequence ATGTCGCGTATCGGTAAGCGCCCGATCCCGGTTCCGGCCGGGGTGACGGTGGCGATGAATGGCAACACGGTATCGGTGAAGGGGCCGAAGGGTGAACTCACCCGCACGCTCCCGGCTGAGATCATGGTGTCGCAGGAAGGCAGTGAGCTGCTGGTGAAGCGTCCGTCGGATGAAGAGCGCCACAAGGCGCTGCATGGTCTGACGCGCACTCTGGTGGCGAACATGGTGGAAGGAGTGACGACGGGCTTCAAGAAGGTGCTCGAGATCACGGGTGTCGGCTACAAGGCCGAGATCAAGCCGTACGGCGCGCTGCTGTCGCTCGGCTTCTCGCACCAGATCGAATACAAGGCGCCGGCTGGCGTGTCGATCACGGCGCCGAATCCGACCACGGTCGTGATTGAAGGCGCGAGCAAGGAACACGTGGGCCAGGTCGCGGCTGAAATCCGCAGCTTCCGCAAGCCGGAGCCTTACAAGGGCAAGGGCGTCAAGTACCAGGGCGAAGTCATCCGGCGCAAGGCCGGTAAGGCGGGAGGCAAGTAA